A single window of Cupriavidus pauculus DNA harbors:
- a CDS encoding type 4 pilus major pilin, translating to MDNNLQTNTAARDTTAGDTLVPLNRLSRAEQWKRIRSNPRFRGQHGGILDEYGFYLLLVAFSLVAILVLFSGNSTDSQVQQFTTELNKVMGKVKTNYRGRYGTVTVASVVDNGTFKDLTTMTVDSGTVTVQPGGGTLTIVPGKLLTANDSVQYTIPNQPDAACTQIASAFQSSAGKIVVNGVPIKSVGGSVNMTEVKCSGDSNTIDLFMS from the coding sequence ATGGACAACAACCTGCAAACCAACACGGCGGCTCGCGACACGACGGCGGGCGACACCCTGGTACCGCTCAACCGCCTGAGCCGTGCCGAGCAATGGAAGCGCATCCGTAGCAATCCGCGCTTCCGTGGCCAGCACGGCGGCATTCTGGACGAATACGGTTTCTACCTGCTGCTCGTGGCCTTCTCGCTCGTTGCGATCCTCGTGCTCTTCTCGGGCAACTCGACCGATTCGCAGGTCCAGCAGTTCACGACCGAGCTCAACAAGGTGATGGGCAAGGTGAAGACGAACTATCGCGGCCGTTACGGCACGGTGACCGTGGCTTCGGTGGTCGACAACGGCACGTTCAAGGACCTCACGACGATGACGGTAGACAGCGGAACGGTGACCGTGCAGCCGGGCGGCGGCACGCTGACGATCGTGCCGGGCAAGCTGCTGACGGCCAACGATTCGGTCCAGTACACCATCCCGAATCAGCCCGACGCCGCGTGCACGCAGATTGCTTCGGCCTTCCAGAGCAGCGCCGGCAAGATCGTTGTCAACGGTGTCCCTATTAAGAGCGTCGGGGGCAGTGTGAATATGACGGAGGTGAAGTGCTCCGGCGACAGCAACACGATCGACCTTTTCATGTCCTGA